Part of the Oncorhynchus nerka isolate Pitt River linkage group LG14, Oner_Uvic_2.0, whole genome shotgun sequence genome is shown below.
TTGGAGAATATTTGTGGTAGACTCAATCAGCAACACCATCACAATACAAAGTAAGAGTAGTAGAAAATGTCTAGAATGAAGTTAAGATGCAGATTTGTTTTATTACAATTCATTGAATCCTTTCTCTTCCTCAAATGACTTTATAAAAAGGCCCGGGTTCAATACGAGCACGTTTTGTCCAAAATGCAAGTTCCCTCGTTAGCAGAGCCCATATTCACAGTAAATGCTGCATCTGTCGGTTTAATTGGCACATTGTCCAAATCTGAGATTGAAATGAATCCCGGCCAAAGTTATTTATTAGATAAATATTCCAAAAAGGACATTCTTAtaaaacaaacatgggggaaaaTGTCCTGCCCTTGTGATTTTGTACTGGGTCTCGAGGTGAATCTATGTGTTGATGGCGGGGAGGAGGGTAAATAAAACATATAATCAATGTTGCTTACAAAGACAAATACAGATCTGAAATATTTTATTCTCATTGAAACATCACAATCCAAAACATGTATCTTTTTATCTCATGACTTGTTCCTTGTGAATGACCTCATATTTGCACCCGAGGAAAATAAATACACAACTATTCATCTTAAAACAAAACTTGTTTAAAGCCAAAATTGTGGTCAAACGTGGAAGTTGAAAATACCTAAATAATAATTACATGATTTCTTGTTTTGACTGCATAATAAAACCATCCACAAACATATGTACTTCAAAAGAGTAGGTGCATACTTACTGTCCACAAACAACATCAAGTCTACGGAGTATATCAACCCATGAATGAAGGCTTGCTATGTCAGACACTTCTATAAGATACGAGGCGATTCTCTGACCCCTGACATCCGGCAGAATAAGGGGCTTGTCCTGTCTGCTTGGTCCCCAGGCCAGCGTCTCTTGACTGGCACTTAAGTAGCTCAAGCCTGCTCTTTTCTCCTTTTGGGTCGTGTTCAGTAAAAATAATATAATTCTACGGGGAGTTACTGCCTGAACTTGTCCATTCGGGCCGGGATTCAGTCCAATCTCGGGTTTTAAAAGGCAATGTTCCCCACGTTTGCGGAGATCCTATCACATAAATGTGCATGTCAGCTCAATCTGAAATTGCCTTTAAAAGTCACAATGTCTATAATCGGATTGAATCCCGTTCTAAAAACACACCTTTTGGTTTTCGCTGCAGAAAGTTTTAACAAGACCCTGAACACGACCCTGGAGAGCTGCAAGTCAACAATATTCCAGGAAACTATCATTACAGATATCAGAACTGTAAGTAGTGGGTTTCCTTTGTCAGTTATATACAAGAACGAACAACCCAGATTTGAGCATGCTAGAACTGGAAACATGAAGGAAACTAATTAGCCCTATTAACATACATTTGTCcaaaaacacacaacactacTTCAGTAACATTTGTCATTCATTCCACAACAAGGAATTTCTTGCTATTCTGTGTAGCAATGCAAATAAAATAATTACAAGTGATAGATGCAATCCGGTAATAGTAAAAAAAGATGCCCATCTACAGTATTGACCTTTTAAAAATGCTCTTGGGAAAAAATTGTGCatgacaaaaaaatacaaatctgGCAGGCCAACCTCCCTCAAACCATACCTTGTCTAGGTTGGTTAAGACCACACATCTAAACTTGTTACAATATAAACTTTCAAACACCTAGCAGAGGGACAGGACAACACATGCTCTACAGTCTATCTCTTAACCAATGTCAGGGGTTAGAGTTCACTAAGGAGAAACATCAAGGAACATTAGCGACAAAACTGGAAGGCAAAAAGTTATCTTTTGACAAGACCACATATAAACTATGGgtggaaggcaggcaggcaggacccGGCCATAACCCTGTAAGGACAAGCAGGTGGTTAGGTCTGTGCTGTCCGGACCAGTGTTGTGCTCTAGCAATGGCACCTGACAGGGGTGCCCGTTGTTACCGTTAGAGTTTCCACAACAGGTGTGGAGATGCAAGGCTTCCATGTTGTTGGAAGAAGAAACTCACCATGCCACCTCCTGTCTGTAAATGCCTCATgcctggtctaggatcagtctcTGATAGTTAGGGTTATTGACTAAATGAGGAGTGGTGGCAGTTGGGGTTGGATGAGCTGGAGCAGACAATGTTTGGTTTGTGGACAAGAGTAGAGTGGTACTAGGGGTGCCCACCCTAGTAGTGGAAAGAAGGGGCCTATATTTACACAGGGGAAAGGGGTTCTAGTAGTAGCCTTGGTTAATAGGCCTCCTTCTGCGTGTGCATCTGTTCCTGGATCTTTGTGAGCATCTCTTGCATTCGCCGCAACTGTAGAGAGAAGAGGCCATTGTCAGTCAAACACACTCGACATGCTGCAATACAAAACACCACAGAAGGAAGTGGGGACATGCTCACAGGGTTTAGAACCTCATACCAACTTATTACTTCCATGTGAGTGCACCAATAACCAAGAGCTACCAATCACAACAAAGCCAGCTATGTGACAACAGATGAATAAGATTCCCCATACCAGACTATCAGATTGTTAAGTCATATTGATGGATTCCTATAATGCTAAACATTACTTTCACATTTGCACAGATCTGACCGTCTCAGAACACTACAAATGCTGAAGTAGTGATTGCCAACATTTCATGACTGCAATGTAGGTGGCCTGGAACACAACCATTACTTCCACATGACTGCACCAATAACCAAGCGGTATCCAATCACAACCAAGCCAAAAGTGCTGACAGATAACTGATCGATACGATTTGCCACCCCAGTCTATTCTGTCTTCAAATCATGTGACCCGATGATGGATGCGTGTGTTAATTCATGTATACAGTCCAGGTGGCCTGGAACACGCCCATTACTTCTACGTCACTGCACCAATGACCAAGCCCTATCCAATGACCACCAAGCCAGTGGAGAACTGATTGATACGATTTGGCACCCCATTCGCTCTGTCTGGAGACCACGTAAACGAGCCTGGTGACTGTGTGTTCAGTCAAGTACACACATTCATTTCCGTAATTACTACATGTAAAGCCTGTTAATTCAATACTGTGATATGCAGTATGAGTGAGAAAGATATGGTGCTTGCAGACAGGCATTTGCCCTGCATAGCATCCCCCCCAATCCCACACACATATCAAAATAGGATGAAATTATGGCGACAGTTTTGTGTTCACAACGTTTAAACAATGGAAAGGGTTACATACCAAAAATGAGGAAAAAACTGAAAATAATTTATAATTATTTTAATGGCTCATGTCATTCAGGGGGGAATCTACCTTGATTTTTGCATAAATGATGCACTGATATCAATGGAAGAGCTGCGCCAAAACTCAAGTTGCGCACGTGGGTCACAGGGTATCGTATTCAAAATCTCAGGTTAGGGCATTTTTGTTGAGGTAGTGTGAACCTTAAAGAACTTCATCAGCTTTTAAtcataaaacaaaaaaacataaataaataattatatgaAATTGGCACCATGGTGCATTCGGACAGGGACAAActcaaacagagagaagagaaccaGGGCTTCTTTCCATCTACAACACTACTCTACCCAGGCAATGTGACCTGGCATATTATATTCTAcagccagacctgggttcaaatagtatttgaatatAAAACATTATTTGTACTCAGATCTAGTCTAGTCTTCTCCTACAGTTCATGTGCATCCCAGGGCTGGGTGCTGTTGTAGGGGCAGACTGTCACCCCTGACCCTTCCTCAAACCAGACCACAATCACACCACCTGACTGGGGTCTTCAGGGGCACCTGCATATATGGATggaatgtatatactgtatgactGACAGCCTGGAGGCCTCAGGTTCAGCCCCTGGATCTAGGCCTGGGTCAGAGTGGGGTTCTAGAGTTGGGTCTGAGTGTCGTCGTGGTACCTCTTCGTCTTTCTCTCGGATTAGCTTCTCggtctctgtgtctgtggtacTTGGTATCACAGGGATGGGGAAGTCTGTGCCGCTCTCCCTAGTCAGTTTACTACAGGAGTAGAGTGGGGAAAGACAATATGGTTAACAGTAGGTGGGTGTATATGTTGTTAGAGTTTGTGACTATATGTTAGTGTGAATTGTATTTGAGCTACATTATGTATGTATAGGAGTAACAATATGTGCAGCCTTAAGATACCTGATCGAAGCTATAAACAGCATATGACTAGCAGTGtatgagcctgtgtgtgtgtccgtactTGCGGTTGCGTTCCTTCACCACCATGCGGGTCATGCTCTGAATGCAGTGAGCCCTGTAGTTCTCATAGTGGGTCTCCCGTGTCACATCCTTCAGGTCCTGCATGTGTGTCCTCACCAACATGTTCCTCAGCTTCACAAAGTCACAGTGGGCCGAGTTCTCCACTGTCAAGAGTAACAGAGTGTtaggttagggcagtgtttccctaaacctttcatgtccacatcccggttcaaccctaaacctGTTCTTCaactaccctaaccctagtctccaACCACTACCCTAGTCTCCAACCACTACCCTAGTCTCCAACCACTACCCTAGTCTCCAACCACTACCCTAGTCTCCAACCACTACCCTAGTCTCCAACCACTACCCTAGTCTCCAACCACTACCCTAGTCTCCAACCACTACCCTAGTCTCcaaccactaccctaaccctagcttcatgtccacatcccagttcaaccctaacataATAAGACCCCGACACACAATAACTAAATAATGGTGTATCAGGGTTACCTTCCACGATGCCCCAGGGGTAGAGACGACCCCTGACCCTCTTCCCTTTGGCCTCCACCACCGTGTTGCTGCCGATCACCGCAAACGGTATACTGtcctggaggaggggagagagagtaggagaggtgaATATGAATGAAGTGAATAAAGTACAAAGAGGGAGGAATATATCTGTGGTTATGATGAGGTAATGCAGTCAGTGGAAAATGCTGCATTGCAGATCTACccatttctccatctctctctcccccctacttGGAATGGACAGAGCACACAGTCAGGGCACTTGAGGTCACAGACAAGGTTCTATGAGGGGGAGAGACTGAGACACCATTTATCTACCAAAACAACATTCTGGCCTGTCCTGGCTGCACAGACACAGCCTGCCCTCTAATGCACAGGTGCACACAGAGATGAATAGAACACAAACAGATGACTTTAAGGCTGTGTGCTCAATAATAACATGGTTACGGACATATGGAATCGGGGTTTCCTGTACTGCAGACAGGTTGTTTATGATGACTAGTGTCCTTTAGGTTGCCATACTTCCTCAACTAGTGATGTGAGGTTTGGATAAATGTGGTTCACCTTGAGCTCCTGATCCTGCTGTTTGAAGTCCTCATCCTCATCAGAGTCACAGTCTGGGAACTGGTAGATCTTAATCCCATACTGCTGGATCTCCTCTCGGATCTACAGgaagatggagggacagagagaagaggagaagaacatTCAACTACTGTTTCAAATCCTGTGATTGAGGATGGACAAAAGAACAAGGAGCAAAAAAAAATCCATCAAAATGGCCACCTGgaaataaaaatatatgtttCAGAAATTTGCTGAAACCAATGTCCCCTGTCCATTTTTTATTTGTACAGAGCCAATGGTATTCAGACAAGCAGACACTGATACCTTGAATTTCTTTGTCTTGACCTCGGTGGGTGTGAGTGTATCTGCCTTGGCCAGGATTGGCACAATGTTGACCTTCTCATGAAGGGCCTTCATAAACTCCACATCCAGAGGCCTCAGGCTGAGACAGATACAAGACATGACATACatatttagtaatttagcagagtTACCAGAGCAACTTAGAATTAGGGACAACAAGTCAGCCCTGAGAAAACCAAAAAAACACACTGTACATGTGGAAAGATGGGCATAGACAACACTGACAAAACTTGGATATGGTTAAGAGATAATTACGGTAATCCTCATAAACCATATTTTCAAGGATTGTAGTAGTATCTCATATTGGTCAGCAGAGGGAGTTGTTTCCTTATTACAGGTTTGCAGCAGTGCTTAAGCGCTAATGGTGGTGCTCAAGATTTTTCCTTTCAATGAACAGTGGTGTAAAACAGACGGTAAGCTCAGACAAAAGTACTGCATTTACACCGACAATTGGAGAGAAAGTTCAGTACTGCAGCATCTGCCCCTCAAAATGGATAGAACGTTTAGCACTGCACCAGATGCACATTTCCCTGGAGGCAGCAGAGCAGGGTGGTTCTAGATTCCACGGAAACCACAATGCATTTAGAATGCATGGAACATGGTGCAAACCAACATGGTGCATAGTGGAAACCCTCTCGGTGGTACTCAAGGAAGGAAGGTAGAAGGGGAAAATAAACTATTCTAAGAGTATTGAGACACAGCCAATATGTTTGTCTCAATAGAAGGACTCCATTTAAAGAGTATTGAGACAGAGACGACATGTCGTAGCTGACGTACCCGTGTCCGAAGGGAGAGATGAAGTAGAGGCAGCAGTGGACTCTGTTATCCTGGATGTTCTTCCTGTTCAGTCCACTCTCGTCCCTGAAGTACTGCTCAAACTGCTGGTCGATGTAGTCCGCCACTGACTTCCAGCTAGGGCGgtgggggagacacagagacacaccagcACTGAGGcaatactgcagagacagccaccctacaaccactaaccataccaaccctaacccactgacTTCACGCTAGGGCGgtgggggagacacagagacacaccagcACTGAGGcaatactgcagagacagccaccctacaaccactaaccataccaaccctaacccactgacTTCACGCTAGGGCggtgggggagacagagacacaccagcACTGAGGcaatactgcagagacagccacCCTACAACCACTGAccataccaaccctaacccactgacTTCACGCTAGGGCGgtgggggagacacagagacacaccagcACTGAGGcaatactgcagagacagccaccctacaaccactaaccataccaaccctaacccactgacTTCACGCTAGGGCGgtgggggagacacagagacacaccagcACTGAGGcaatactgcagagacagccaccctacaaccactaaccataccaaccctaacccactgacTTCACGCTAGGGCGGtggggagacacagagacacaccagcACTGAGGcaatactgcagagacagccaccctacaaccactaaccataccaaccctaacccactgacTTCACGCTAGGGCGgtgggggagacacagagacacaccagcACTGAGGcaatactgcagagacagccaccctacaaccactaacca
Proteins encoded:
- the LOC115141780 gene encoding septin-4-like isoform X3, yielding MAANSETNSDSEDQDKDYVGFATLPNQVHRKSVKKGFDFTLMVAGESGLGKSTLVNSLFLTDLYKDRKLLNAEERITQTVEITKHTVDIEEKGVKLKLTIVDTPGFGDAVNNTECWKSVADYIDQQFEQYFRDESGLNRKNIQDNRVHCCLYFISPFGHGLRPLDVEFMKALHEKVNIVPILAKADTLTPTEVKTKKFKIREEIQQYGIKIYQFPDCDSDEDEDFKQQDQELKDSIPFAVIGSNTVVEAKGKRVRGRLYPWGIVEVENSAHCDFVKLRNMLVRTHMQDLKDVTRETHYENYRAHCIQSMTRMVVKERNRNKLTRESGTDFPIPVIPSTTDTETEKLIREKDEELRRMQEMLTKIQEQMHTQKEAY
- the LOC115141780 gene encoding septin-5-like isoform X2, whose translation is MHVPSWLEMAECTIAPVAMEDSDHEAHSSSDDLDSAPPSPDHTRDHHHEPEQDQDKDYVGFATLPNQVHRKSVKKGFDFTLMVAGESGLGKSTLVNSLFLTDLYKDRKLLNAEERITQTVEITKHTVDIEEKGVKLKLTIVDTPGFGDAVNNTECWKSVADYIDQQFEQYFRDESGLNRKNIQDNRVHCCLYFISPFGHGLRPLDVEFMKALHEKVNIVPILAKADTLTPTEVKTKKFKIREEIQQYGIKIYQFPDCDSDEDEDFKQQDQELKDSIPFAVIGSNTVVEAKGKRVRGRLYPWGIVEVENSAHCDFVKLRNMLVRTHMQDLKDVTRETHYENYRAHCIQSMTRMVVKERNRNKLTRESGTDFPIPVIPSTTDTETEKLIREKDEELRRMQEMLTKIQEQMHTQKEAY